A region of Etheostoma cragini isolate CJK2018 chromosome 2, CSU_Ecrag_1.0, whole genome shotgun sequence DNA encodes the following proteins:
- the LOC117936579 gene encoding calmodulin-regulated spectrin-associated protein 3-like isoform X4, protein MVDSPRAMKKTFSVPEIKPLDQYDFNRAKICANVRWLLSKSYGSAENVPVELREPFYKDQYEQEHLKPSVSKLLLSPEIYCRAQALLAQAQGVSLPAAQGSPANNSALLQFLIKKGYSPKVQDADITEEDLSFVPIKTNAHLALIDSLMTLVAKEAVGRVKMAVEAEQMGVGAPWENALLFWVNRLNQKLREITEEDEPTKSQTCTDLQTAQDSCQSNRWYWKLVPHAIAFCLKESGNKPPVIRYRKDKVQSKLTPTFPLVSAVKDLSNGCAIAAVLHYYCSNLLPLEDVCLKDTMSVTDSLYNLQLIKDFCESSLQSCCPLAVEDLLYAPPVLHLNIMSFIAELLEWFEVKKPDFVQPIQPIDLSDVSGLLDCTSPVSGNSNSGSPSFIFKQPFVPICSPVSPENKSWTKKQISRPLSAVTFSIPFGLDSDVDIVMGNPIDSVFRSVSTDSLTNGLPAMTSSVTSAGMTCVPYSPPEGLSHLVSASVPSQRSSWGPYAHTTPLGELPTIEEALQVVHTPGSKDRRKERISEKEKGGEAVLLECNEVVKKLSEALQSLQKDMQKLTEQQQQLMSNQRPKSTPQKKSTPRSTIKTPPHTPTKTPPRTPTNTSTRSTSKAWVIPGPSTTSSPSRRSHLPSSSTSPKTIVSSSCPAPRTKIHSSTPRSPKHHPRAQHQPHPRPSELKFPQLNRALAPTHNVDTLPHLRRVSPSKCQVQTSSSFRIGGQRTPPQSLQPTQQPQPDENTSDTASSETPTQFNLELEQEDMEAVGGLPVLTQPRHDRPRAAGGSSSGAPSECSFESETLSLSAAFSAIGEGRRDGGADKHCSMIEVSLSSLGGPEGGSDEPSDEGQDFSSDSMSDHAESAVEHDRVIAAQTLEPIEQLGLAMAASNLPEQQTESEREQTKETETLDPSGQQKESEARGGIGLFFQGNAHSEEEMAQRRALLFEKQQKRTEELKKRKQWNVQERENRPDKRVASPSNTPPAGTTSPSPTPPATPGRRGNFTQEEYARRNQLRIMEDLGKVLQQKSTNQGRSSAKKTRSRPRSMTREETKLSLSPAKGTNGSRLTKVYSNSSLNLAVTDEPGNRCDNPTKKPHSRPDSPSGCVTPSKLANQNGEKDLETGSNGTSPAPEYTGPKLFKEPSFKSNKFIIHNALSRCCLAGKVNESQKSKIVEEMEKSPANHFLILFRDSNCQFRGVYTMNTDSQELVRLAGVGPRTIGSTQVESIYKYSSDRKQFNAIPSKTMGMTVDAFTIPSHLWHGGGAAAGGGGGSRRASVTKKAALPK, encoded by the exons ATGGTGGACTCTCCCAGGGCGATGAAGAAGACCTTCTCGGTGCCGGAGATCAAACCGCTGGACCAATACGACTTCAACCGGGCCAAGATCTGCGCCAACGTCCGCTGGCTGCTCTCTAAATCGTACGGCTCTGCAG aaaatgtTCCTGTGGAGTTGCGAGAGCCATTTTACAAAGACCAGTATGAACAAGAACACCTCAAGCCATCCGTCTCCAAGCTGCTTCTCTCCCCGGAGATCTACTGCAGAGCCCAGGCCCTGCTGGCACAGGCGCAAGGGGTTTCTTTGCCAGCAGCGCAGGGGTCCCCGGCCAACAACTCTGCCCTGCTGCAGTTTCTCATTAAGAAAGGTTACAGTCCAAAGGTCCAGGATGCAGACATCACCGAGGAGGACCTCAGCTTTGTCCCCATCAAGACG AACGCCCACCTCGCCCTGATCGACTCTCTGATGACGCTGGTTGCTAAAGAGGCGGTGGGCAGGGTGAAGATGGCGGTGGAGGCGGAGCAGATGGGTGTCGGGGCTCCATGGGAGAACGCTCTGCTCTTCTGGGTCAACAGG CTGAACCAGAAGTTGAGAGAAATCACAGAAGAAGACGAGCCTACCAAGTCGCAGACATGCACAGACCTGCAGACTGCTCAAGACTCg TGTCAATCCAACCGTTGGTACTGGAAGCTAGTCCCC CATGCTATCGCTTTTTGTTTGAAGGAGTCGGGGAATAAGCCGCCAGTG ATTCGCTATAGGAAGGACAAAGTGCAGTCCAAGCTGACTCCTACTTTCCCTCTGGTCTCTGCGGTCAAAGATCTGTCTAATGGCTGCGCTATAGCTGCTGTGTTGCACTACTACTGCTCCAACTTGCTTCCTCTAGAGG ATGTGTGTCTGAAGGACACCATGTCAGTCACAGACAGTCTCTACAACCTGCAGCTGATCAAAGATTTTTGTGAAAGCAGTTTACAGAGTTGCTGTCCCCTCGCTGTGGAGGACCTGCTCTACGCGCCACCGGTCCTGCAT CTGAACATCATGAGCTTCATAGCTGAGCTGCTGGAGTGGTTTGAGGTTAAGAAGCCTGATTTTGTCCAGCCCATACAACCCATTGACCTCTCAG ATGTATCAGGGTTGCTAGACTGTACAAGTCCTGTCAGCGGGAACAGCAACAG tgGTTCTCCATCCTTCATCTTCAAACAACCCTTTGTGCCCATCTGCTCCCCAGTGTCACCTg aaaacaaaagttggacaaagaaacaaatcag TCGTCCTCTGTCAGCAGTGACTTTCAGCATCCCATTTGGGCTGGACAGTGATGTTGACATTGTCATGGGAAACCCGATAGATTCTGTCTTTCGCTCTGTCAGCACTGACAGCCTCACCAACGGCCTCCCCGCAATGACTTCATCGGTGACATCAGCAGGGATGACTTGTGTCCCGTACAGCCCTCCGGAGGGACTCAGCCATCTGGTCAGCGCTTCTGTTCCATCGCAGCGCTCTTCCTGGGGCCCTTATGCACACACAACTCCACTGGGAGAACTGCCGACCATCGAGGAGGCGCTACAGGTGGTTCATACTCCTGGCAGCAAAGATCGGAGGAAGGAAAGGATATCAGAGAAAG AGAAAGGAGGTGAAGCTGTCCTACTGGAGTGCAATGAAGTGGTGAAGAAACTTAGTGAAGCTCTGCAGTCATTACAAAAGGACATGCAGAAACTTAcagaacagcaacagcagctcaTGAGCAACCAAAGACCTAAAAGTACACCCCAAAAGAAATCAACACCTAGAAGTACCATCAAAACGCCTCCTCACACCCCAACAAAAACACCACCAAGAACTCCGACAAATACTTCTACAAGGAGTACCAGTAAAGCTTGGGTGATTCCAGGTCCCAGTACTACCTCCTCTCCATCAAGGCGTTCTCACCTTCCTTCCTCTTCCACCTCTCCAAAGACTattgtctcctcctcctgcccaGCTCCTCGCACTAAGATCCACTCCTCCACTCCCCGCAGCCCCAAGCACCACCCACGTGCCCAACATCAGCCTCACCCACGGCCTTCCGAACTCAAGTTTCCCCAGTTGAACCGTGCCTTGGCACCAACCCATAACGTAGACACCCTCCCCCACTTGCGACGTGTGTCCCCTAGCAAGTGTCAGGTTCAGACCTCCTCTTCCTTCCGCATTGGTGGGCAGCGAACTCCTCCACAGTCTCTTCAGCCTACCCAGCAGCCACAGCCTGACGAGAACACCTCAGACACAGCCTCTAGCGAGACGCCAACTCAATTCAACCTGGAGCTGGAGCAGGAGGACATGGAGGCTGTAGGAGGGCTGCCGGTCTTAACGCAGCCCAGACACGATCGTCCAAGGGCTGCTGGTGGAAGCAGCTCTGGCGCTCCTTCAGAGTGTTCATTTGAGAGCGAGACTTTGTCCCTTTCTGCTGCGTTCAGTGCAATAGGTGAAGGCAGAAGAGATGGAGGTGCAGACAAGCACTGTAGCATGATTGAGGTCTCACTGTCATCACTCGGAGGGCCAGAGGGGGGCAGTGATGAACCATCTGACGAAGGGCAGGACTTTTCCTCTGATTCCATGAGCGACCATGCAGAATCTGCAGTGGAACATGATAGAGTTATTGCTGCACAAACTCTAGAACCCATAGAACAGCTAGGTCTGGCCATGGCAGCCAGCAATTTGCCAGAACAACAAACTGAATCTGAACGAGAACAGACAAAAGAGACTGAAACTTTGGATCCAAGTGGACAACAGAAGGAGTCCGAGGCAAGAGGAGGAATTGGATTATTCTTTCAG GGGAACGCACATAGTGAGGAGGAGATGGCCCAGCGTCGAGCTTTGCTGTTTGAAAAACAGCAGAAGAGAACTGAGGAGCTGAAGAAGAGGAAACAGTGGAATGTGCAAGAAAGGGAAAACAG ACCAGACAAAAGGGTGGCATCTCCCTCCAATACACCTCCTGCAGGCACAACCTCACCTTCCCCCACACCTCCTGCTACACCAGGCAGGCGGGGAAATTTTACGCAAGAGGAGTACGCACGGCGGAATCAACTCAGGATAATGGAGGACTTGGGCAAAGTGCTTCAGCAGAAATCAACCAATCAAGGGCGATCTTCCGCTAAGAAAACCCGCTCCCGTCCTCGCAGCATGACCAGGGAGGAAACAAAGCTGTCTCTGAGCCCAGCAAAGGGAACAAATG GCTCTAGGTTGACCAAGGTCTACTCTAACTCCTCCCTCAACCTGGCAGTCACAGACGAGCCAGGAAACAGATGTGATAACCCCACTAAGAAACCCCACAG CCGCCCTGACTCACCTTCAGGATGTGTGACACCAAGTAAACTGGCAAATCAGAACGGAGAGAAAGACTTGGAGACTGGTTCCAATGGGACCTCGCCTGCCCCTGAATACACAG GTCCAAAGCTCTTCAAAGAACCAAGCTTCAAGTCCAACAAGTTCATCATCCACAACGCTCTCTCTCGCTGCTGCCTCGCTGGAAAGGTCAACGAGAGCCAAAAAAGCAAGATAGTTGAG GAGATGGAGAAGAGTCCTGCCAACCacttcctcatcctcttccgCGATTCCAACTGCCAGTTCAGGGGCGTTTACACCATGAACACCGACTCCCAGGAGCTTGTACGACTGGCTGGTGTGGGCCCGCGTACAATTGGTTCCACCCAGGTGGAGTCCATCTACAAATACAGTTCAGATAGGAAGCAGTTTAATGCCATCCCCTCTAAAACTATGGGCATGACTGTGGACGCCTTCACCATCCCCAGCCATCTCTGGCACGGAGGAggtgcagcagcaggaggaggaggaggaagcaggaGAGCAAGCGTTACTAAGAAGGCGGCCCTTCCTAAGTGA
- the LOC117936579 gene encoding calmodulin-regulated spectrin-associated protein 3-like isoform X1: MVDSPRAMKKTFSVPEIKPLDQYDFNRAKICANVRWLLSKSYGSAENVPVELREPFYKDQYEQEHLKPSVSKLLLSPEIYCRAQALLAQAQGVSLPAAQGSPANNSALLQFLIKKGYSPKVQDADITEEDLSFVPIKTNAHLALIDSLMTLVAKEAVGRVKMAVEAEQMGVGAPWENALLFWVNRLNQKLREITEEDEPTKSQTCTDLQTAQDSCQSNRWYWKLVPHAIAFCLKESGNKPPVIRYRKDKVQSKLTPTFPLVSAVKDLSNGCAIAAVLHYYCSNLLPLEDVCLKDTMSVTDSLYNLQLIKDFCESSLQSCCPLAVEDLLYAPPVLHLNIMSFIAELLEWFEVKKPDFVQPIQPIDLSDVSGLLDCTSPVSGNSNSGSPSFIFKQPFVPICSPVSPENKSWTKKQISRPLSAVTFSIPFGLDSDVDIVMGNPIDSVFRSVSTDSLTNGLPAMTSSVTSAGMTCVPYSPPEGLSHLVSASVPSQRSSWGPYAHTTPLGELPTIEEALQVVHTPGSKDRRKERISEKGGRGVLGGRPEPRVRPEGAPAGFFLHSPEKDNLQLSSSAPCRSGVLHRPVGGEVGDTERPGTGRTSKMSRDDDSVLRDGSVDSSELSDETPRKAPGNIRPANNSTRNSPHMTSFAERRDSRRRHPAATGEESSSAPTPTTPGTPHTPSTPVGAPGHQESPGPRCPEPGSEAWELGARLEEKRKSIEAQKKRIEAIFTRHRQRLGKTAFLQLKRQQGEGGGEGAEEDNLSLDERLTCMEEQLKQEEEREEKEKKEKANDGAKEKEKPSVSNPPRLEKQVTFSIESKKGAEKGGEAVLLECNEVVKKLSEALQSLQKDMQKLTEQQQQLMSNQRPKSTPQKKSTPRSTIKTPPHTPTKTPPRTPTNTSTRSTSKAWVIPGPSTTSSPSRRSHLPSSSTSPKTIVSSSCPAPRTKIHSSTPRSPKHHPRAQHQPHPRPSELKFPQLNRALAPTHNVDTLPHLRRVSPSKCQVQTSSSFRIGGQRTPPQSLQPTQQPQPDENTSDTASSETPTQFNLELEQEDMEAVGGLPVLTQPRHDRPRAAGGSSSGAPSECSFESETLSLSAAFSAIGEGRRDGGADKHCSMIEVSLSSLGGPEGGSDEPSDEGQDFSSDSMSDHAESAVEHDRVIAAQTLEPIEQLGLAMAASNLPEQQTESEREQTKETETLDPSGQQKESEARGGIGLFFQGNAHSEEEMAQRRALLFEKQQKRTEELKKRKQWNVQERENRPDKRVASPSNTPPAGTTSPSPTPPATPGRRGNFTQEEYARRNQLRIMEDLGKVLQQKSTNQGRSSAKKTRSRPRSMTREETKLSLSPAKGTNGSRLTKVYSNSSLNLAVTDEPGNRCDNPTKKPHSRPDSPSGCVTPSKLANQNGEKDLETGSNGTSPAPEYTGPKLFKEPSFKSNKFIIHNALSRCCLAGKVNESQKSKIVEEMEKSPANHFLILFRDSNCQFRGVYTMNTDSQELVRLAGVGPRTIGSTQVESIYKYSSDRKQFNAIPSKTMGMTVDAFTIPSHLWHGGGAAAGGGGGSRRASVTKKAALPK; the protein is encoded by the exons ATGGTGGACTCTCCCAGGGCGATGAAGAAGACCTTCTCGGTGCCGGAGATCAAACCGCTGGACCAATACGACTTCAACCGGGCCAAGATCTGCGCCAACGTCCGCTGGCTGCTCTCTAAATCGTACGGCTCTGCAG aaaatgtTCCTGTGGAGTTGCGAGAGCCATTTTACAAAGACCAGTATGAACAAGAACACCTCAAGCCATCCGTCTCCAAGCTGCTTCTCTCCCCGGAGATCTACTGCAGAGCCCAGGCCCTGCTGGCACAGGCGCAAGGGGTTTCTTTGCCAGCAGCGCAGGGGTCCCCGGCCAACAACTCTGCCCTGCTGCAGTTTCTCATTAAGAAAGGTTACAGTCCAAAGGTCCAGGATGCAGACATCACCGAGGAGGACCTCAGCTTTGTCCCCATCAAGACG AACGCCCACCTCGCCCTGATCGACTCTCTGATGACGCTGGTTGCTAAAGAGGCGGTGGGCAGGGTGAAGATGGCGGTGGAGGCGGAGCAGATGGGTGTCGGGGCTCCATGGGAGAACGCTCTGCTCTTCTGGGTCAACAGG CTGAACCAGAAGTTGAGAGAAATCACAGAAGAAGACGAGCCTACCAAGTCGCAGACATGCACAGACCTGCAGACTGCTCAAGACTCg TGTCAATCCAACCGTTGGTACTGGAAGCTAGTCCCC CATGCTATCGCTTTTTGTTTGAAGGAGTCGGGGAATAAGCCGCCAGTG ATTCGCTATAGGAAGGACAAAGTGCAGTCCAAGCTGACTCCTACTTTCCCTCTGGTCTCTGCGGTCAAAGATCTGTCTAATGGCTGCGCTATAGCTGCTGTGTTGCACTACTACTGCTCCAACTTGCTTCCTCTAGAGG ATGTGTGTCTGAAGGACACCATGTCAGTCACAGACAGTCTCTACAACCTGCAGCTGATCAAAGATTTTTGTGAAAGCAGTTTACAGAGTTGCTGTCCCCTCGCTGTGGAGGACCTGCTCTACGCGCCACCGGTCCTGCAT CTGAACATCATGAGCTTCATAGCTGAGCTGCTGGAGTGGTTTGAGGTTAAGAAGCCTGATTTTGTCCAGCCCATACAACCCATTGACCTCTCAG ATGTATCAGGGTTGCTAGACTGTACAAGTCCTGTCAGCGGGAACAGCAACAG tgGTTCTCCATCCTTCATCTTCAAACAACCCTTTGTGCCCATCTGCTCCCCAGTGTCACCTg aaaacaaaagttggacaaagaaacaaatcag TCGTCCTCTGTCAGCAGTGACTTTCAGCATCCCATTTGGGCTGGACAGTGATGTTGACATTGTCATGGGAAACCCGATAGATTCTGTCTTTCGCTCTGTCAGCACTGACAGCCTCACCAACGGCCTCCCCGCAATGACTTCATCGGTGACATCAGCAGGGATGACTTGTGTCCCGTACAGCCCTCCGGAGGGACTCAGCCATCTGGTCAGCGCTTCTGTTCCATCGCAGCGCTCTTCCTGGGGCCCTTATGCACACACAACTCCACTGGGAGAACTGCCGACCATCGAGGAGGCGCTACAGGTGGTTCATACTCCTGGCAGCAAAGATCGGAGGAAGGAAAGGATATCAGAGAAAGGTGGAAGAGGAGTGTTGGGAGGAAGGCCAGAGCCAAGGGTACGTCCCGAAGGAGCCCCGGCTGGTTTCTTCCTACACTCCCCAGAGAAGGATAATTTGCAGCTCAGTAGCTCTGCTCCCTGTCGCTCTGGGGTCCTCCACCGGCCTGTCGGTGGAGAAGTGGGGGACACTGAAAGGCCAGGAACAGGACGCACCTCCAAGATGTCACGTGATGACGACTCCGTTCTACGAGATGGCAGCGTTGACTCCTCTGAATTATCGGATGAAACCCCTAGAAAGGCCCCTGGTAATATTCGACCCGCTAACAATAGCACCAGAAACAGTCCACACATGACAAGCTTTGCTGAGCGACGAGACAGCAGAAGAAGACATCCCGCTGCTACCGGGGAGGAGTCATCCTCTGCTCCGACTCCAACCACCCCAGGAACTCCACACACACCCTCCACCCCAGTAGGGGCACCGGGCCACCAGGAAAGCCCAGGTCCCAGATGCCCTGAACCAGGCTCTGAGGCCTGGGAGTTGGGGGCTCGTCTGGAGGAAAAGCGCAAAAGTATTGAAGCCCAAAAGAAACGCATTGAGGCCATCTTTACCAGGCACAGACAGAGGCTTGGAAAAACTGCTTTCCTTCAACTGAAAAGACAgcaaggagagggaggaggggagggagcAGAGGAGGATAATCTCAGCCTGGACGAGCGTCTTACTTGCATGGAGGAGCAActaaaacaggaggaggagagggaagagaaggaaaagaaagagaaagcaaatgATGGAgcgaaggagaaagagaagccATCTGTTTCCAATCCTCCTCGTTTAGAGAAGCAGGTCACATTCTCTattgaaagtaaaaaaggaGCAGAGAAAGGAGGTGAAGCTGTCCTACTGGAGTGCAATGAAGTGGTGAAGAAACTTAGTGAAGCTCTGCAGTCATTACAAAAGGACATGCAGAAACTTAcagaacagcaacagcagctcaTGAGCAACCAAAGACCTAAAAGTACACCCCAAAAGAAATCAACACCTAGAAGTACCATCAAAACGCCTCCTCACACCCCAACAAAAACACCACCAAGAACTCCGACAAATACTTCTACAAGGAGTACCAGTAAAGCTTGGGTGATTCCAGGTCCCAGTACTACCTCCTCTCCATCAAGGCGTTCTCACCTTCCTTCCTCTTCCACCTCTCCAAAGACTattgtctcctcctcctgcccaGCTCCTCGCACTAAGATCCACTCCTCCACTCCCCGCAGCCCCAAGCACCACCCACGTGCCCAACATCAGCCTCACCCACGGCCTTCCGAACTCAAGTTTCCCCAGTTGAACCGTGCCTTGGCACCAACCCATAACGTAGACACCCTCCCCCACTTGCGACGTGTGTCCCCTAGCAAGTGTCAGGTTCAGACCTCCTCTTCCTTCCGCATTGGTGGGCAGCGAACTCCTCCACAGTCTCTTCAGCCTACCCAGCAGCCACAGCCTGACGAGAACACCTCAGACACAGCCTCTAGCGAGACGCCAACTCAATTCAACCTGGAGCTGGAGCAGGAGGACATGGAGGCTGTAGGAGGGCTGCCGGTCTTAACGCAGCCCAGACACGATCGTCCAAGGGCTGCTGGTGGAAGCAGCTCTGGCGCTCCTTCAGAGTGTTCATTTGAGAGCGAGACTTTGTCCCTTTCTGCTGCGTTCAGTGCAATAGGTGAAGGCAGAAGAGATGGAGGTGCAGACAAGCACTGTAGCATGATTGAGGTCTCACTGTCATCACTCGGAGGGCCAGAGGGGGGCAGTGATGAACCATCTGACGAAGGGCAGGACTTTTCCTCTGATTCCATGAGCGACCATGCAGAATCTGCAGTGGAACATGATAGAGTTATTGCTGCACAAACTCTAGAACCCATAGAACAGCTAGGTCTGGCCATGGCAGCCAGCAATTTGCCAGAACAACAAACTGAATCTGAACGAGAACAGACAAAAGAGACTGAAACTTTGGATCCAAGTGGACAACAGAAGGAGTCCGAGGCAAGAGGAGGAATTGGATTATTCTTTCAG GGGAACGCACATAGTGAGGAGGAGATGGCCCAGCGTCGAGCTTTGCTGTTTGAAAAACAGCAGAAGAGAACTGAGGAGCTGAAGAAGAGGAAACAGTGGAATGTGCAAGAAAGGGAAAACAG ACCAGACAAAAGGGTGGCATCTCCCTCCAATACACCTCCTGCAGGCACAACCTCACCTTCCCCCACACCTCCTGCTACACCAGGCAGGCGGGGAAATTTTACGCAAGAGGAGTACGCACGGCGGAATCAACTCAGGATAATGGAGGACTTGGGCAAAGTGCTTCAGCAGAAATCAACCAATCAAGGGCGATCTTCCGCTAAGAAAACCCGCTCCCGTCCTCGCAGCATGACCAGGGAGGAAACAAAGCTGTCTCTGAGCCCAGCAAAGGGAACAAATG GCTCTAGGTTGACCAAGGTCTACTCTAACTCCTCCCTCAACCTGGCAGTCACAGACGAGCCAGGAAACAGATGTGATAACCCCACTAAGAAACCCCACAG CCGCCCTGACTCACCTTCAGGATGTGTGACACCAAGTAAACTGGCAAATCAGAACGGAGAGAAAGACTTGGAGACTGGTTCCAATGGGACCTCGCCTGCCCCTGAATACACAG GTCCAAAGCTCTTCAAAGAACCAAGCTTCAAGTCCAACAAGTTCATCATCCACAACGCTCTCTCTCGCTGCTGCCTCGCTGGAAAGGTCAACGAGAGCCAAAAAAGCAAGATAGTTGAG GAGATGGAGAAGAGTCCTGCCAACCacttcctcatcctcttccgCGATTCCAACTGCCAGTTCAGGGGCGTTTACACCATGAACACCGACTCCCAGGAGCTTGTACGACTGGCTGGTGTGGGCCCGCGTACAATTGGTTCCACCCAGGTGGAGTCCATCTACAAATACAGTTCAGATAGGAAGCAGTTTAATGCCATCCCCTCTAAAACTATGGGCATGACTGTGGACGCCTTCACCATCCCCAGCCATCTCTGGCACGGAGGAggtgcagcagcaggaggaggaggaggaagcaggaGAGCAAGCGTTACTAAGAAGGCGGCCCTTCCTAAGTGA